The sequence CAACCCTTACAGCTGCCTTAAATCTCCTAAATAGGCATGATGTGTGATTTCATTTatagaaataaaatacaattccattaaatagaatgaaagaaataaatacattttatatataaatatgtgggCCCTTCTGTCCAAATTGCCACAAAAAGTATTTAGGGAAGGATGAACCGAATAATGAATACATCTGTTTACATTTTATGAAAAAAGCTGTCCTATTATTGAtgtgctaatgtaaaaaaaaaaaaaaaaagactaataTTAGCATGATTATTTTGGGTTGAATTTACTTTAGTCAGTATCTATTGAGTTTTGTGATTCCCCAGAATACGATGCATCCTGAAGAGCATTAGGATGAAGAGTATTTCAGGGGAAAGATTGCACGATTTaacaacctttctctctctcaccttcaggTAGTCCCCCTTCCACAACATATATCTGAGATCATCTCTAGGAAACATGGTCCCTTTTCATCTGATTAGACGCTTTCATCCGTCAATTTAACGTCAGAATCATAACTTTAGATGTAACATTCAAGACATAGACCACCACACCATGACTAGAGAAGAGATTAAATGAAAAAAATGCTAATTAGTTTAAGTTCAAAGTTAACATTTGCCATTTTTTTCCTAGGCCTTTTTCTCCATGATAAAACCTGGATTTTGTCCACATAATAATCATATATACTTTTAATCTCTCAAAGTCTCTGACTATGTACAGCTATACaaacagagagcagacagacagggtgtgGGTCTGGGTCCTGGggtgcagagggagagggagcagttGGTTGGGAAGTCTCCCGTCTCCTTCCCCATACAGGTGGTGGTTCTGCTTCACTTGCGATCATCGATGGTCTTAATGAATTCCACTGCCGCGGTGAACTGCATCCACCAATAGCACTCCTCCCCACTCAGCCGGCTGGCGTAGAAATTATTGATGTACTGAATAGTGGACAGCAGGCAGGGCGGGTTTGCCTGGGGGGTAGGGGTGCTCACATTAACCAGAGAGCCATACACCAGGCCATGTATAATACATGCCATGTGTAAATATGTCTATAAAGGTTATCATACAGCAAGATCTTCATGCTACTACACATTTACTATACAGCTGTCAATGTGAGAAAGGATTGTCATAATGTGTGCGGAGGATTCAGTTTCTCCCTCTGTGCATTAGGGAGACTGGGTTCATACTTCTAGCAAGGCCTTTTGCTCACAGTTGAAGCAGTTTGACCATTTAATGAGGTATAATTTGTATTATCTAAAGTGAATATGATGTTGACGTAAACATCTCAGAGTAACTTGATATCAATGTGCGATGGATGCTCACCTTTATCAGGACAAAGACGAGCACAGGGACGAAGTCGTCAGCTCCAGGGACAGAGTCCTCGTTGGCCAGACTCAGGAGGTTCATGATGGTGGAACACATGCGCAGTATACACTGCACTTTGTCCCGAGGAGTCTTGTAGGCACTGATGGTCCGGATCTCCGACTGGGCAGACGGCCAGGGAGCCTCCCTCGCATACACCTGGAGCCAGACAGGAAAaagcattcagcatgtcaactcTGTACAGCTCCAAACATCAACACAAAATGAAAAACAGACTGATGGACAATTGAGGGGATACAAATCTGTGGGGAGTTACCTCTGGGATTTGAAGAGCTTTGTGATTTGCTGTCACCACTTTTGAGAGACGCGCTATGTGTTCCTGAAGAAGCCTAGAGGGGGAACATACTGTATTGATTGGTCACTTAATCTCAGCTTGAAACCTACTACTCGGAATACAGTGTAATCTTCATTCAAATCTGTAAAGGATAATGATGGTAAATTAGCATCCGAGGAGGACAGGAAGTTGGGTAATTTCTAAGCGTGAGTGGCAGCAGCCACACGAATGCTGGGGCCATGTGACCGAGGTGGGGTGGCTACGGTCACAGTTACTCACTGGTCTCTCAGGATGTCCCCATCCTGGTTGGGGTAGAAGGCCAGCTTGAAGATGCGGTTCATGACGCTGCGCTCTATGGCCATCTGGGCATCCTGCAGCTGGTCCTCGCTGGCGTACTGCCAGATGGCATCATGGGCCATGGCCCCATACAGGTAGCGCAGGAAGTCTTCCACCGCCGCCGTCTTGTCGTCTGACGCTGTGCACCCCTGGAAGGCTGGGGGGGAGGAATCAGAGATAGACACACTGAGCACTGGAACAGAAACTGAACACTGACAGACACGCTGAGTACTGTTCACCCTGGAAGGTTGGGGGAAGAACCTGAGGTACAGACACTCTGAGCAATTAGTATTTTAGAGGTTCCAGATTGTAAATGACACACTGCAATGTGATGCAGGTAGTTAGGTTGAATTTCAGTGTCTGTATTTTGAATTCCATACTATGGCCCTTCAGAGGTCAATCAACTAGCAGAGACACCATCAGTCGATTCATGGTTCCAAAGTCCCAGTGAGTACATCAGTAATAAGGAGCAGAGACCTTTGATGAAGTCCAGGGACTTCGCCTCCATGTGTTCCAGTAGGAGACGAACACAGACTGTGGTGAAGTAGCGGTTAGCCACCTCCTTGTCCCTCAGCACCCGCTGCAGCAGCCGCTCCAGGTGGGCCTGGGATGTCTGCAGGCCTTGCCGACACCGCGTCAGATACGCTATGTAGGGCGCCCGCTTCCTAACAGGGGGGACACGGGGGCATTACGGATTATGCTTCTCAACGGTTGCGTTCAGTGACAAAATTAGATAGTACTACTGAAATCAGACAGCCTATCAATGAATATTGTGAGTGATATCTAAATGTTTATTTTAGCCTTCCAAatagagctacagttgaagtcagaagtttacatacaccttagccaaatacatttaaactcagtttcacaattcctgacatttaatcctagtaaaaatgccctgtcttaggtcagttaggatcaccactttattttaataatgtgaaatctcagaataatagtagagaattatttatttcagcttttatttctttcatcacattcccagtgggtcagaagcttacatacactcaattagtatttggtagcattacttttaaactgtttaacttgggtcaagtgttttttggtagccttccacaagcttcccacaataagttgggtgaattttggcctattcctccagacagagcaggattgtaggcctccttgatcacacatgctttttcagttctgcccacaaatgtatggtcttgaggtcagggctttgtgatggccactccaataccttgactttgttgtccttaagccattttgccacaactttggaagtatgcttggagtcattgtccatttggaagacccatttgcgaccaagctttaccttcctgactgatgtcttgagatgttgcttcaatatatccacagaattttcctccttcatgatgccatctattttgtgaagtgcaccagtccctcctgcagcaaagcacccccacaacatgatgctgccacccccgtgcttcacggttgggatggtgttcttcggcttgcaagcctccccatttttcctccaaacataacgatggtcattatggccaaatagttctatttttgtttcatcagaccagaggacatttcaccaaaaagtacgatctttgtccccatgtgcagttgcaaaccgtagtttggctgttttatggcgtttttggagcagtggcttcttccttgctgagcggcctttcaggttatgtcgatataggacttgttttactgtggctatagatactttgtgcccgtttcctccagcatcttcacaaggtccttgctgttgttctgggattgatttgcactttttgcaccaaagtacgttcatctctaggagatcgaacgcgtcaccttcctgagcggtatgacggctgcgtggtcccatggtgtttatacttgcgtactattgtttgtacagatcaacgtgttaccttcaggcgtttggaaattgctcccagggatgaaccagacttgtggaggtctaaaaaaaaaaattctgatttcctttgattttcccatcatttcaagcaaagaggcactgagtttgaaggtaggccttgaaatacatccacaggtacacctccaactgactcaaatgatgtcaattagcctatcagaagcttctaaagccatgacatcatttttcctaactgtttaaaggcacagtcaacttagtctatgtaaacgtctgacccactggaattgtgatacagtgaattataagtgaacaattgttggaaaaattacttgtgtcatgcacaaagtagatgtcctaagtgacttgccaaaactatagtttgttagcaagaaatttgggaagtggttgaaaaacaagttaatgactccaacctaagtgtatgtaaacttccgaattcaactgtacatatttccAACAAAACAATACAAATCAACTGTACCACTGAACTATGTCCTTGCAGTAATAGAAGTGAATGTGCAGTGCTGCTCCTTTTGCAGCGTCTCTCTTCCTCCACAGTTACCTGTAATCCTCGGCGATGGCTGCCAGCAGCTTCCTGCAGGTACGTGCGTCGAAGCGGCTGACGCAGCGAGTGGTCTCCTGGATCTGGGCCATCTGGTTCTTATCCTGCAGGTTGATGGCCTCCGCCAGCTGGACCTTCAGGAAGCACACGATCTCATTGTCTGGGAAGGAGACGGGAGACAGACAGCGGTGGGTGAGACGCTCAGACACACTGGCCCCTCGCTGGGAGAAGGACTACTGCTGTAATCAGATCAGCCTGCCATGATGACTACCGAGAGAGTGTCTTATGGATTTCAAATGTAACCATTTCTAAGGATGTCACTTTCTATTGTGTAGTCGTGTCCTGCTGGTAAACATGCAGCGGGCAGGCTTACTTACAGGAATGAATGTGGCCAGATATAACATGGCCAGCAATAATAGAATGGTACCTTCAGAGTCCGTGTGGTCAGGCAGCCCATTGCGTGTGGTGGCAGGAGCCATGAGGGGGAAAGCCACAGAGTCTGCTGAACACAAGGCCAGTCTCAACTTCTTCTTTGCATCACTGCAACATATGAGCAGAAAAAAGGAAAATGTAGATTTGGTTTGGTTCTTATCACTTTTGTCTTTTGTTAATTTTCATGCCTCTGAAGCACTTCTTgttaataaagcattgcatgaaAGCTGAAGTATTAACACATATTGTATTATTACTGTTATCATAGCTGTGTGACTTCTGTGAGTTGGTAAGGGTTTACTGACCTGAATGAGAACTTGCTGGAGTCGTGTTGCtgggctgtctggctggctgagtCTGGCAGGTCGTCTGTGGACATGTTCTGCAGAGCTTCGTCGTGTAAACCCTCCTCTCCACACAGCTCTGTGCACAACACATTCACACGCTCAAATTAATtcactgaatgtgtgtgtgtgtgtgtgtgtgtgtgtgtgtgtgtgtgtgtgtgtgtgtgtgtgtgtgtgtgagagagagagagagaaagaccctgACCTCCTGTGGTGTCATAGGCTGCAGCGGTGGCTCCTTCACTGGGGCTGGTCCTCTTGATGTTCCTGTACTTGTCCAGGATGTCTTCTGCTGCCTGGGCCTGGGAGTTCCTGGACAGAGTGTcgtctgacaaacacacacaggacacatttGGGTTAAACCTACCATGggaaacataccccaccccccgATTCAGCAATATCTGAGTGcaatgacaaatcaggacagacCTTGTGGGACGCGTTCATGGCCCACATCATCTTTCTCCTGCCTGTCCCTTTTCCGGAAGGCTATCGGAGCTGTGGAGAGAGCATAATGAGTGGGCTAGGCGAGGTGATGctctactctcactctctctggacCACAGTCTCATCATGACTCATGACAGCAGAACAAGAAGTGTTGTTGCACACATTGTGCATTTACCATTGACTAACAATGTAGATGAGAGATGCACACAGTAGCATAGCAGCATAGAAACTGAACAAAATGAAGATGTATCCCTATTTTCACTGCCCGATAATAGCAAAGGAATGCTAGAGAGGTAAATAAAAGCAAAATGGCTGAAATAATACGACTGCCAGACCGTAATGGACAAAACATGTCAGATACACCcagagtgtagaaaacattaggaacatttcCAATGAcaggctgaccaggtgaatgctatgatcccttattgatgtcacttgttaaagccacttcaaatcagtgtagatgaaggggaggagacaggttaaataaggatttttaagtctcgagacaattcagacatggattatctatgtgtgccattcagagggtgaatgggcaagacaaaatattgaagtgcctttgaacggggtatagtaGCATGTGCCAGGAactgtgtcaagaattgcaacgctgctgggtttttccatgcTCAACAGTTCTGtgcgtatcaagaatgatccaccacccaaaggacatccaggcaacttgacaactgtgggaagcattggattcgacatgggccagcatccctgtggaacgcttttgtagtccatgccctgacgaattgaggctgttctgagggcaaaacggggtgcaactcaatattaggaaagtgttcctaatgttttgtccactccgtGTACACATATTAAAAgataaatatatacagtgagtgtatATGTGCAAATAAGCAGGTGAGGCTATTAACACACGAGTGTCAACAGGACAAACAGGGGGTCTAGATCCAGATGACAGAATAATCTTACAGGTCGGTATTTACAGCCAGAGAACGTGGAGAGGTAAAGCAATGTATTAATGCGTTGCCATTCTGTGCACCCTAATGCTGCATTGCAAACATTACAGTACAGAAAAATGGGGGCATCCAAAAGAAATGCATGAATGAGGAGCCGGGACATCAACTCAGGCAGCACCATGTCACATCACAGCTCTCTCTATCACAAAGGGCCACGTCTACAAGCGTCATGGCTTACAGCACTCAGCCACTAGCACTGCCGTCAGGGCAGCTAGCTCGATGATGACAGCTAGTGTTGGAAGTGTTACCTGGGACTTCACTCTCAGCCGTCCAATACAGCACTGTGTGAGGAACACAACAGACAGGGTTGGCCTTTCACACACTCAAGTCAACCTGGCTGACACTGAGGGGTTAGGCTACACATCACCATGATATTtcacagcacagcagcagcaggaccacGCCAACAGAAAGGCCTTTTTGTGGACTCTGGTTCTCAACAGTTTGACAGAGGGGTTGATATTGAATGGATGGACAAGGACCTTTTTTTTCCTAAAGACTAAAATATTAATAGGCTATTCCATGTACACTAAACGGTGCTCTGCTGTTCTTTCTATCAAACTCAAACTTAACGGGTTTACACTTCTCTGTGCAGATCAGGCTTTATTAAGACAATGTTTAATGTTTACTAAAGGAACATCATTATCTAAAAGAGTAATAAGCAGTCATCTCTTGTAGGCACAGCTCATTATTTCCCTGACACTTCTATGAGAGATGGTTTTGGAGTTTAACCGCAACAAGAGATGTGTAATCAATCAGCGGTGATGACAGAGAGGTCTATGTAATGACCATTAGGCTGGGGATGACAGGACCGCTGGGAGGGGTACCACCGCACAATCTACACCCGCTCAAGCCCCTCACATGATTGATTCGTTTTTAGAAACTAAAAATGAAAATCTAGTGCAAGTCAGATGTAAGAAAGCACTTGTCCATTTGTCTGGTGTAACTTTCAACAACAAGAAACTGTATTTTTCAATGCAGAACATCGACGGTGGAGTGGAGCGATCGTGCATCATTCTTCTCACATTACAAATTGTTAAAGTACAGGTCTTTAAAAAAAGTGTACATTTTCTGCAATAGATGTGATTAAGAGAACATTGTGAAAGAGTGAAAATAATGAACGAAACAGTAACAATTTCAAGCAATTTTCAAAGAAATTGTCAAAATGTTTAACCCACTAAAAGAATTGGTTGCAACATCGAAAAGAGGGCGTACCAAACTGACACAGAGATGGAGGGGGAAAGAGCAGGTTTAGAAGTTATTCCTTACCTTTGGGAATGGCTGACTGAAAGCGTTTCTTCCACCATGGTCTGTTACGATCAGACTTTTCCTCATCACTGTCCTTTCTCTCCTCAACCTTTGGAAAATAAATATTCAAGTATGTTTTTGAATGCATACTGACGCTGtacacacacaggaaagaaagGCTTAATATACTGACAAAGTGACATTCTACTTCCTTATCTCACTTCACCTTTTATAAATGTAATCTTTAGTGAAATGACTAAGACTGTTGTAACAGAATGCAGTTGGTATAAAACTGGGCTTGGAGTGCAGAGCAGTATGCAGGACTGACGTGACAGTGATGAACAGCAGCTCTCACCTCTCCTTTTAGGGAATCCTTGCTGGGGGACGAGGACGGCCCCATGGAGAAGTGCCCGGCAGGGTCCCGCTCCTCAGCTGCCGCTCTGCGGTTGAGGCCCGGGTCGCTGGTAGGCCGGCGGCCTTGGCAGACAATGTCAGAGCTGCGGCTGCGTACCAGCCTGTCTGGGTAGGAGTGGCGCTGCTTGGTGTGCTCCAGCTCAGCTTGGACCAGGCAGTGGGGCGTGAACAGGGAGTAGCGGGGCTCCTGGCCCAGGGCACAGGCCTCTGGGATGGGAGGGTCAGGGGGAGGATGAAGGGGCCTGGCGTAGTGCACTTTGGGCCTCACGATGGTACCAGTAGAGAAacctttggagaaaaaaaaaaaaaaaacatggcttAGTTTGGTTATAGAGCTTAGTACATAGGGGTGTATCTGAACAACAACTACCTCCTCATTCCTCAGAAACACTTTCACAATTATCGAGTGTGTCCAGAAACAAAGGAACCACAGCATAACAATGAGGAAGTGGAGGAAAGTGAGGCTTGTTGGTGGGAGACAAGCCCTAGGTGTGGGTAGGCCACCTGTTCCAAGGGTAGATTCTCTCTCCTGAAAAGCTTCCAATGGCAGCCTGGTGCCATGAGCACAGTGGCACAAGGGACTGTGCCAAAGTGCCTGGGGTGAGGTCTCTCAACCCGTCATCCCCTCACCTTGCCACACAGCTCACCTCACTCAAATTAGCTAATTGAAATGACATTCCCACCCTGTAGACATTTTTATTGCACTAATGTTTTGTCCAGTAATTAGGGCAAGACTCTTTTGGTTCATTTTCTCAGAGATCAAGCTGTTCTGTGAGCCTACGCCACTAGAAACAACTTAATGATGCTAATTTCCTGGTCTGATTGGGGAAGCAGAAATTACCTTCCCCGGAGGATAGGGGATCGAACATGGCCAGTAAGGAGTCTGCCTGCGAGGCCGGAGAAGCCAAACTGTGGTGTGCTCCTGAAACAAGAGTTATTCATACGTTAAACAGAGAGCCACTTTCTGATAGAATTGTTCAtgccattaaaaaaaaacacatgggcTATTCTTTGTATTGTCATCATGGACCAATGCTTTGTATGAGCCATCTGGTCTAAACATTCATTTGAAAACAAAGCAGAACATTTCCAACAGGGTCAGCAGCATTCTAGTGTAGTGGAAAGGTTATGGCAGCTCATCTGACAGGGATTGATAGGTCTAGCTGCTGACAGTGTAGTGATGCCACGGCCAGGCCACACGGGAGGTGACACACTCTCCTACCATGAGACGACTCCTCCCCATCTGGACTGGTGACAGAGTCCTTCCCCCCAAAGTCCGAGCTGCACTCCGACCGCAGGTCCTCCGTCTTGCCTCTATCTTCTGATGTCGCtgcaggaaaaaaaagaaaaaaacatcttaaaatCTGTGCCATCCAGGAGTTGGTAACATTTTGTGGAAGACTTGGCTGACTAGCTCCTATTCTGAGTGACGGGGAATGTGTGACAGTTAGCAGTCAGAGCATACAAAGCGTATTGAGAGGATATGCTGAATGGTCCCTCTCAGCCAGGGGCCCACTGGGACCTCTAAATTTGGTAGCAGGAGCTCCCATGGGTGGGAAGGGAGATGCAGCAGTAAGATTGATAAATCAGACAGAGCCTATCCATCGGCACGGCCCTTGTGGGACAGGTTCCTACAGGAGCTCAGCCGTGGGCACAGGCATAGTCATCTTAATCTGAGATGCTACGTCAAGCATGTTGACACACCCTGATCACCTGAGCTACCAGTACAGAGTGCCAGTGTTAACCTCTGTGTCCTAGCCAAACTCTCACAAAGACCTGGTTGTACTGGCTTATCTAGCACTATCTGACTGATCTCCAGCTAACGCAGACAAAACCCAATATGGctctgaaatacattcattataaTTCTTTGAAATAAAACAAGTCTAACCAGTCAATCTGTACGTTAGTATAGAAACTGATGTGTTGGGTATACTGTAAAGCTTCTATGAGTGAAAGAGGTGCAGGGTACCTGAGATGACGCTGAGCCCTGGGGTGCTGGGCCGGGAGCTGACCTCTCTGACCTCTGTGTCAtcggaggtgctgcccagccctGAGCAGCTCTCCAACTCCTGTAGACGCTCTTCCTGCTTCAGGTCTGGGGCTTCTGGAGGGGgaggagcaacacacacacacacacacacacacacacacacacacacacagagagcacagTTACATCCAGTTATAGTCAACAATGTAAGTTGTTCATAGGCACATAGTGTATGTAAGAATGCAAGTGTAGGCATATACCTTACTGTATGTTTAGTCTCCCTTTTCTGGCAGGTTAAAGTAATAGCTAAGAAAACTAATATGCACGAAAGCAAACAAACCATCTACAATTGACAAAGGGAAAAGCGTAAACTCGAGTCCAGGCCGTTTTGTGGCTGCCCAATGGAGCTGTTCAGCTTAACCCAGAGGCCCCAAAGTAACCGCAGTACTCATTTGCATGCTCGTTAGTAATAATGTGCTAGTGAAGTGCTCTTCGGAGTGTAGTTTTCTGCTGCCTAGCCATGAAACAAACGCTCAACTCCAGGCGCGCATCAGATAGGGCTATTACAGAGCAGAACAGGGGCAGCAAACGGAAACAAAAAGCAATCAAGACACTCATGCATGTCAATTTAACACTGCACATATTGCAATGGTGCACTTCAATTAACAGAGAGAGTCCGGGCTTTCCCAAGAAACACTTGTACTGCTGTTACTAAAGTAATCTATTGATATTCATGAAACGCTGACTTTCAAGGGGGTTTAACCACGTAATCTAACATACGATTTTAGGACATTGTGTTAACCAAAGAATAGACATATTTTAAGATTGATTTGACTCCTACTGTTCATAATGTTTGGTTTGTAATTGCTGCAATGGGACCATATTCACACTGTGCTGGAACTGCTCAGCACAACATGTCCATACATAAACCCCCCACCCACTGTCAGAAGATTGTGTTGCAATGCCTACAGATTTGTGAGAGGATGTTGCCAGCAAAAAGGTTGACACCATGTCAATAGACTGCAAACAGCTGCTGTCCTTGAACATTTCCTCATGGCTGTTCCTCCACTACAGGTGCAAACACACCTGGAGGTTCCTTTGGGGAAACCCAGAGCTGTATTTTACTGGCAAAGGCAGATCTACCCTGATAGACAGGGTAGTGTACACAAACATGACAGATTGCACCCACTTCCTTGATATGgaagtggggggggggcacacctgGTGTGTCCCCCCACACACGGAGTCATACCGTAAACACACCTACTGGAGTGATTCCTGCCGATGCAATGCACGGAGGAAGCCAAGAAAAATACTTCTACGTAGAAACTCATGGAAAATGTTTGTAGAGTTACGAAACAGATAAGAGGAGACTCCATTCAGCCCCTAGAACCCCTTCTCAACATTAAACCCACCTGAGTCGCTGGGCAGGACCTCCACACTCCAGGCCTCGCTGGTGGTCTCTGAGATGGTGGATCCATAAGGGTCTagcagcactgagctggagcCTGGTAGGCACAGCAGGCTGCCCAGCATGTTCTCTACAGTCGCCCcttagcacagacagacagaaagagagagcctgAGGTCACAGGCATTTCACGCTGGGCCCACAGGCACACACTACTGTGCCAAAGTTCAAAGGTTAATGGTAATATCTCACCCCACCCCTGCCTCCTGAGCCATGACTTTGAGATGTTGATTAAGCCAGGCATTACTCACAACCAAATTACCCCACACCCACCCTCCCACGACGTCCTCCACACGACGTCCCTCCATTTCATTTGGGATGCGGCAGGTTAACAAGGCGGAAGAATGCGGAGGAGGGAAAAGATCTAGCAGGTGTGAGTGGGAGTATGGTGGCCGGGGAGCGGATCAGGAGTCGACCCGTGGTACCTGCACCCACAGGTACGccatgtttccacttcacagcacacacaccatgggCGCACGTGCGTGCCAGCGCCCAGGCAACAGTCTGCGGGGCTGGGCGGGGCAGGGCCCTTTCTAGCGGCAGGAGAGCTCTACCCTGCTGTCCATGTTTACAGTCTTCAAGGTAGGGGCGCAGAGCACTTGTCTTTCAGGTGGATGATTAAATGAGTGGCACAACAAGAAGTGAAACAATTAGAATTTCTGCCTCATTATCATGGTAATCTTATCAGTGGGATAATGAGGTATTAATGGATATTTAATGTGCATCTCATAACCCAATCCCTTGGAGAAAACACATAAGGAAATCGCTGTAAATTCACTTAATGATGGAAAAGTCCCCCAACGCCATATTCCAAGCAATGAAAAATGGTGGATGCAAATGAGAAGGAACCAAGGTCAATAAGACTGCAGGGACTGAGTGAAtgtcagagcgagagagaaaccaGTGAGGGAAGAAAGGAGAGCAGAGGAAGAAAGGTTTGCGTGGAATAAAATGAACATTCTGATAATTATGTCTTAGAGAACATTGAAGGTTGTCCTTACTTATTTAACAATTGGAAAAAATAGATGGAATGCTCCAGAATATCGCCCCGTAgcgctcacatctgtagccatgaaatgctttgaaagtctggtcatggctcacatcaacaccatcatcccagacaccatggacccactccaattcgcataccgccccaacagatccacagaacgACGcaatctattgcactccacactgccctttcccacttggacaaaaatAACTACATGACAATGCTGTTcagtgactacagctcagcaatcaacaccatagtgacctccaagctcatcacataagctaaggatcctgggactgaacCCATCCTGCAACACATTCC comes from Salmo salar chromosome ssa20, Ssal_v3.1, whole genome shotgun sequence and encodes:
- the LOC106579890 gene encoding GTPase-activating protein and VPS9 domain-containing protein 1 isoform X3; amino-acid sequence: MVKPDIHTLAHHLKQERLYVASEKQLIQRLNGDVLKTAERLYRAAWITKQQRINLDRLILTSAEASPAECCQHAKVLEDTQFLDGYKTLGFQESIYGEFLGRVRENPRLLASCLVAGERLNQEHTQGVIYTVFTSLYGNCIMQEDERYLLQVLRYLVEFELKESDNPRRLLRRGTCAFSILFKLFSEGLYSAKLFLTATLHEPIMQLLVEDEDHLETDPSKVTERFTPAQQERLFGEKGSEGYRQKVAAAVEANEAKLVTLVNKFIGYLKQNTYCFPHNLRWIVSQMYKTLSCVERLEVGEVRTMCTDLLLTCFICPAIVNPEQYGIISDAPINEVARFNLMQVGQLLQQLAMADDDGDPRRKNSLAKFDKSCVAAFLDVVIGGRAVETPPMSSMNLLEGLSRTVAYMTHSQLLCLVDFVRSVMAGDHLREEEHMLLETMLANVPQSRTVKSNSLELTPSNTPQLSPATTPANKKNRNIAASRSRSRSELAQQGEAEASSLESLQEVMPEEVLVISLGSSPQTIPGMMSENEVLTMQLTDGSQGDTPADDTKHHGKPDKTLRFSLCSDNLEGISEGPSNRSNSVSSLDLEGESVSELGAGPSGSNGVEALQLLEHEHATTQDNLDDKLRKFEIRDMMGLTDDRDISETVSETWSTDVLGSDFDPNMDEDRLQEIAGATVENMLGSLLCLPGSSSVLLDPYGSTISETTSEAWSVEVLPSDSEAPDLKQEERLQELESCSGLGSTSDDTEVREVSSRPSTPGLSVISATSEDRGKTEDLRSECSSDFGGKDSVTSPDGEESSHGAHHSLASPASQADSLLAMFDPLSSGEGFSTGTIVRPKVHYARPLHPPPDPPIPEACALGQEPRYSLFTPHCLVQAELEHTKQRHSYPDRLVRSRSSDIVCQGRRPTSDPGLNRRAAAEERDPAGHFSMGPSSSPSKDSLKGEVEERKDSDEEKSDRNRPWWKKRFQSAIPKAPIAFRKRDRQEKDDVGHERVPQDDTLSRNSQAQAAEDILDKYRNIKRTSPSEGATAAAYDTTGELCGEEGLHDEALQNMSTDDLPDSASQTAQQHDSSKFSFSDAKKKLRLALCSADSVAFPLMAPATTRNGLPDHTDSEDNEIVCFLKVQLAEAINLQDKNQMAQIQETTRCVSRFDARTCRKLLAAIAEDYRKRAPYIAYLTRCRQGLQTSQAHLERLLQRVLRDKEVANRYFTTVCVRLLLEHMEAKSLDFIKAFQGCTASDDKTAAVEDFLRYLYGAMAHDAIWQYASEDQLQDAQMAIERSVMNRIFKLAFYPNQDGDILRDQLLQEHIARLSKVVTANHKALQIPEVYAREAPWPSAQSEIRTISAYKTPRDKVQCILRMCSTIMNLLSLANEDSVPGADDFVPVLVFVLIKANPPCLLSTIQYINNFYASRLSGEECYWWMQFTAAVEFIKTIDDRK